A part of Desulfobacter sp. genomic DNA contains:
- a CDS encoding enoyl-CoA hydratase/isomerase family protein, protein MTENNTGDAPFHFKTENGIGRMTLNRPSSYNAFDHPMVEAFEAFLRERRYDEETRVIILDGGEAKGFCAGLDTNTYAPEIFKMSPVQAYNAQVRMSRLFLGMRQIPQPVISCVHGAAAGIGFSLAMASDIRILAEDARFSAAYINIGLGGADMASSYFLPRLIGAGRAYEYLLTGNWMDAKTALDLGFASRVVPKEEMISTAQALATTMTEKNPMGIRMTKEAINVSLDCPGLEAALNMEDRNQIMMTYTYRMK, encoded by the coding sequence ATGACTGAAAATAACACCGGAGACGCCCCCTTTCATTTTAAAACAGAGAACGGCATCGGCCGAATGACCCTGAACCGCCCCTCATCCTACAACGCCTTTGACCATCCCATGGTGGAGGCCTTTGAGGCATTTTTGAGGGAGCGGCGGTATGACGAGGAGACCCGGGTGATCATCCTGGACGGCGGCGAGGCCAAGGGGTTCTGTGCCGGCCTGGACACAAACACATACGCCCCCGAGATTTTCAAGATGAGCCCGGTCCAGGCCTATAACGCCCAGGTCCGCATGAGCCGGCTCTTTCTGGGAATGCGCCAGATTCCCCAGCCCGTTATCTCCTGTGTCCACGGCGCGGCAGCGGGCATCGGCTTTTCCCTGGCCATGGCCTCGGATATCCGCATCCTGGCAGAGGACGCCCGGTTCTCAGCAGCCTATATCAATATCGGCCTGGGGGGCGCGGACATGGCCTCCTCCTATTTTCTGCCCCGGCTCATCGGCGCCGGCCGGGCCTACGAATACCTGCTCACCGGCAATTGGATGGATGCAAAGACCGCCCTGGACCTGGGGTTCGCCTCACGGGTGGTCCCCAAAGAGGAGATGATATCCACGGCCCAGGCCCTGGCCACAACCATGACCGAAAAAAATCCCATGGGCATCCGCATGACCAAGGAGGCCATCAACGTCAGCCTGGACTGTCCGGGACTGGAAGCGGCCCTGAATATGGAAGACCGCAACCAGATCATGATGACCTATACCTACCGGATGAAATAG
- a CDS encoding acyl-CoA dehydrogenase: MADKFMSMQNLKFTLDSRQSRHRDRAGDIFKGHPSKTMDMVFKAALDIGNKIMRPMFEEMDRMSPALEKGRVLVHPGVRPMLETLGRDGWISAPFPEKWEGENMPASLLHCINFIFASANYSAAVYHGLTMGAAKLLHSFGSAELQERFIPPMLEGRWQGTMALTEPEAGSSLGDIVTTAVLREDGTYHISGEKIFISAGDHDGVDNVVHLMLARMEGAKPGVKGISLFAVPKLRPAGDGSLIPNDVTVTQVFHKLGYRGAPITGLRMGEKNDCTGWLVGEPHQGLSYMFQMMNGARLEVGMGATAIASAAYHAALEYSRTRCQGRPLTAPKGSEPVPIIRHPDVKRMLLLQRAVVEGSLSLILHCGMYEDIHLQNPQARDCHLLLELLTPVAKTYPSEMGILSTSAAIQCFGGYGYCEDFPVEQHFRDMRIHPIHEGTTGIQAMDLLGRKLVMENGRALQLLKEEISDAIDGARGADLPEAGADFSLAAMADELETALARVEKTAMALGGIAMEKGPEPFLADATPFLEMFGITVIAWQWLTMATAAAGALATGKPGKKEKRFLEGKLATARYFYTYELTKIISIAVTLEKSTQMACTLADDLFTD; this comes from the coding sequence ATGGCAGATAAATTCATGAGCATGCAGAACCTTAAATTTACCCTGGACTCACGGCAGAGCCGCCACCGGGACCGGGCCGGAGACATCTTTAAGGGGCATCCCTCCAAAACCATGGACATGGTGTTCAAGGCCGCCCTGGACATCGGCAATAAAATCATGCGGCCCATGTTCGAGGAGATGGACCGGATGTCCCCGGCCCTGGAAAAGGGCCGGGTATTGGTTCATCCCGGGGTGCGGCCCATGCTGGAAACACTGGGCAGGGACGGGTGGATATCCGCCCCCTTCCCGGAAAAATGGGAGGGGGAGAATATGCCCGCCTCCCTCCTGCACTGCATTAATTTTATCTTTGCCTCGGCCAATTATTCGGCGGCCGTATACCACGGCCTGACCATGGGGGCGGCAAAGCTCCTGCACAGCTTCGGGTCGGCGGAACTCCAGGAAAGATTCATCCCCCCCATGCTGGAAGGACGGTGGCAGGGGACCATGGCCCTGACCGAGCCGGAGGCGGGCTCTTCCCTGGGGGATATCGTCACCACCGCCGTCCTTCGGGAAGACGGTACCTATCATATTTCAGGTGAAAAAATTTTCATCTCCGCCGGTGACCACGACGGGGTGGACAATGTGGTCCACCTCATGCTGGCCCGGATGGAAGGGGCCAAACCCGGGGTGAAGGGGATCTCGCTTTTTGCCGTGCCCAAGCTGCGGCCGGCAGGGGACGGAAGCCTGATTCCCAACGATGTTACCGTCACCCAGGTTTTTCACAAGCTGGGATACCGGGGCGCCCCCATCACCGGGCTGCGCATGGGGGAGAAAAATGACTGTACGGGCTGGCTGGTGGGGGAGCCCCACCAAGGGCTTTCCTATATGTTCCAGATGATGAACGGGGCCCGGCTGGAGGTGGGCATGGGCGCCACGGCCATTGCCTCGGCCGCCTACCATGCCGCCCTTGAATACAGCCGCACCCGCTGCCAGGGCCGTCCCCTCACCGCACCCAAAGGATCGGAACCGGTGCCCATCATCCGGCACCCCGATGTGAAGCGGATGCTTCTGCTCCAGCGGGCCGTGGTGGAAGGGTCCCTTTCCCTTATCCTTCACTGCGGCATGTACGAGGATATCCATCTCCAGAATCCCCAGGCCAGGGACTGCCACCTGCTGCTGGAACTGCTCACCCCGGTGGCCAAAACCTATCCGTCTGAGATGGGCATACTATCCACCTCGGCGGCCATCCAGTGTTTCGGAGGATACGGATACTGCGAGGATTTCCCGGTGGAGCAGCACTTCAGGGACATGCGCATCCATCCCATCCACGAAGGCACCACCGGGATCCAGGCCATGGATCTTTTGGGCCGGAAACTGGTGATGGAGAACGGCAGGGCCCTTCAACTGCTCAAAGAAGAAATCTCAGATGCCATTGACGGTGCAAGGGGGGCGGACCTGCCCGAAGCGGGGGCTGACTTTTCCCTGGCGGCCATGGCCGATGAACTGGAAACCGCACTGGCCCGGGTGGAAAAGACCGCCATGGCCCTGGGTGGAATCGCCATGGAAAAGGGGCCGGAACCCTTCCTGGCCGACGCCACCCCCTTCCTTGAGATGTTCGGGATCACGGTGATTGCCTGGCAGTGGCTCACCATGGCCACTGCCGCTGCCGGGGCCCTTGCCACGGGCAAGCCCGGGAAAAAGGAAAAACGCTTCCTTGAGGGCAAGCTGGCCACGGCCCGGTATTTTTATACCTATGAACTGACCAAGATAATTTCCATTGCCGTCACCCTTGAAAAAAGCACCCAGATGGCCTGTACCCTGGCTGACGACCTGTTCACCGATTAA
- a CDS encoding 3-hydroxyacyl-CoA dehydrogenase: MADIKKVLILGAGTMGLQIGVQCAAFGFDVIVFDAFEQALEGAAQRAEKLARRLAACNRFPGEKVSEALSRMSFTADPGTAGKDADLINESVPEDPRLKARVFSQFNEICPAHTIFTTNTSTLVPSMIAEATGRPDRFLALHFHDCSVTNVVDIMPHPGTSAGTLDAVRDFCTAIDQFPIELKKEQHGYVFNTMLSEWMASALSLASKEVATVEDIDRAWMGIMRSMTGPFGIMDSIGLETVYKVTDYWAEKKDDPQARQNAAFLKAYVERGDLGMKTGRGFYEYPEPAYLSPEFLKGIH; encoded by the coding sequence ATGGCTGATATTAAAAAAGTGCTCATTCTGGGCGCCGGCACCATGGGGCTGCAGATCGGGGTGCAGTGCGCTGCTTTTGGGTTTGATGTAATTGTTTTTGATGCCTTTGAACAGGCCCTTGAAGGGGCGGCACAGCGGGCGGAAAAGCTGGCCCGGCGGCTGGCCGCCTGCAATCGCTTCCCCGGTGAGAAGGTCAGCGAAGCCCTCTCCAGGATGTCCTTTACCGCTGATCCCGGGACGGCGGGAAAGGATGCGGATCTCATCAATGAATCCGTGCCCGAGGATCCCAGATTAAAGGCCCGGGTCTTTTCACAGTTCAACGAAATCTGCCCGGCACATACCATCTTTACCACCAACACCTCCACCCTGGTGCCCTCCATGATCGCAGAGGCCACGGGCCGGCCGGACCGGTTCCTGGCCCTGCATTTCCACGATTGTTCCGTGACCAATGTGGTGGATATCATGCCCCATCCCGGCACCTCGGCCGGAACCCTGGATGCGGTGCGGGACTTCTGCACGGCCATTGACCAGTTCCCCATTGAACTGAAAAAGGAACAGCACGGCTATGTGTTCAACACCATGCTCTCCGAGTGGATGGCCTCCGCCCTGAGCCTGGCTTCCAAGGAGGTGGCCACGGTGGAGGATATCGACCGGGCCTGGATGGGGATCATGCGGTCCATGACCGGCCCCTTCGGGATCATGGACTCCATCGGCCTGGAAACCGTGTACAAGGTAACCGATTACTGGGCAGAGAAAAAGGACGATCCCCAGGCCCGGCAGAACGCGGCTTTTTTAAAGGCCTATGTGGAACGGGGGGACTTGGGGATGAAAACCGGCCGTGGCTTCTATGAATATCCGGAGCCGGCCTACCTTTCCCCGGAATTCCTTAAGGGCATCCATTAA